The genomic DNA ACAGCAAGAGAGTCGAGCGATCAacggcgctggtggtggaggagaaccTTGAAAGGAACTGTGTCTTGGCAGCCGGCCTTACATGGATATGGTTGAGTGTGGATTGCACAATCGCACAGCAAGAGAAGAGGCAAAGTTAGCCGTGTGTCGGCGCTGACCGGGTCCCCTCTTCCTGCTGCTCCGTGTGTGCTCCGTCCAGTCTTTTTTCCCAAGTGTCGCAAGAATCGCAATCGTCACAAGTTCTCCTTAAGAAGAAGCCAATTACGTAGGCTGTGGCTGTTGGGCCGTTCTTGGTGGGCTGCTTTTTCAAGCCGAGTCATGTAACGCTGCTTTACCACCGTAACGCACAGTTCCGACATGCGATTCTACCGAGGATGAGATAGATGTGTTTGAGTTTCATGCAAATCCCCAAAATTCTCGAAAGATGGGTTGGAGCTTGTGAACTGATGTCTGGTCTCATTCCCGTCTCATCTCTCATCTCTCATCTCTCATCTCTCACATCTCTCATGTCTCACATCTCTCATCATGCATTGCAGCAGTTAGTTCAATTCAAGCTCATATTCAGATGGTCGCTGGATTGGTAGGCAGCGGGCGGGATCAGCGGGCCAAAAAAGTAGCATTACCTCATCGCCGCCTTGCGAAGCATAAGCATGGGAAAACCATGCCTAACTTTTCAGGCAGCAAATCCCAGGCCGCAACGGGTTTTCCCGGGGCAGAGCTCTGCCTGTCCAATTGAGCCAACCAACGTCTGCTGATTCCCGACGCGGCAATTTGGCAAAGCTCCCACACCAAGCCCACCCACCCAGACTGCTGGTCGTCGCAAAGTTGCAAGTGTGAATACCTTCAACCTCCACACATCCATCCAAAATGACGGCCCCATCCCTCGCCAGCTATGTCACCAAGCGCCCCTGGCTCTCCAAGCTCCTGAAGCCCGTTGCCGGCTGGTACAGCAATGCTGCCCTCTACCGTCAAATGGGTCTCAAGTATGTGCATTATATCGGCCACCTCCAGAAACTGTTTCCCTAACCcataccctcctccctctctccagGGCCGATGATTTGATCTCCGAAGAAAACGCCGACGTCCTCAAGGCCCTCGGCCGCCTCACCCCCAAGGAGTCCTACGACCGCATCTACCGCATCCGCCGCGCCACCCAGCTCTCCCTCCAGCAAAAGATCCTACCCAAGAACGAGTGGACCAAGCCCGAGGAGGACGTCCAATACCTTTCCCCCATCCTCGAGGCCATCGAGGCCGAGGcaaaggagaagcaggctCTCGACACTCTTGTCCCCTCCAAGGCCGGCCACTAAGAGAATTGTCCTGAACTTTTGCTTGTAgccaaaagaagaggaaccGGGAgtggcggagaggagaaaagggggggaaacTGTATTATGATCATGGACCCAGGTCTGGAACAGACCGGGGTCAAGGAGTATAGGAGGGAGGTTAGATGGGGTGGGCAGACAGAAGGTGTGTGGTGCatgaaaaggggaagggggggaaacgCCGTCagacaaaaaaagaatagAGGACGAACGTTTAAGAAACCCGGACCTGTTGTATATCTGTATAGAGGGCTCCTCAATTTTTCTCGGTAGAAGAAATCAGGAAAATCTCGCTCACCCATTCAATCTGCTGGTCTTCATGCTGTCAGTTGATTTTGAAGAGTTTGCCGGATTCACGGAAATACGAAAGGTTGCCGAAGAGCTATGGCGAAGTATTGATTTCAACTTAACGAGAAGCTATGAACACATGCCGCTCCTATCTCATGTCTCCAAAACATACGAGCACCAGAACACCGAATGACTCGACTGAAACAATCACCATCACAATTCCCTATCCAAACACAACAAGTTACAAGAACCACCAAATCCCCtgctattttttttttaccaCCGCCCCCTATACCACCCGCCAGTCCCTcagaataaaaaaaacaaaagcccCAGAAGGTTTTAAAAATCAGTGAGAGATAGCTAACAAACAAGCCTGGCTGGCGGGAGTAGGTTCGTGAACAACAAATAAAGCAGATGGATTACTTTaatcttttctctttccatcCAGCCCGTCCCTCCTCATGAAAAGAGCAATGTTCAACATATTTGATGATCCCTAGCCCGTACTTTGCGCCGCCAatgaggaaaaaaaaagaacgcAATCAACACGAAACCCAGCCATGACAAAGCCTTCAATATGTGAAGCCCACATCAGCTCTTCGGGTATGTCCCGAGCATTCCGTCATACTAGCTAACCACCCACTcggacaacaacagcaacaacaacagttCAAAGAACAGAGGGTAAAAAAACGGTGCCCCGGGATTTTTAAAAGGTAGTAAACGATGCACAAGGTGAAATATTTCAGACATGATGTATTTTCCCGTGTCTGTGAGATGCCTGTTCTGATTCAGGCTGACAAGAATATCGTGGTTTTCGATGTGGATCATGAGCGTTCGTATAACGGCTGATGCGTTCCCTGGAGCGCTCTGTCGTAGTGGTGTTCTAGTATTTTGTGGAACGGGCGCCCCCTGGCCGAAGAGAAGATGGTGTGGTCGGGGGCGAGAGCGGCCGCCGGGTGCCAGCAGTTTATACGTTACCGCCCTTCTCTTCGGTGTCGATATGCCAGACGACGTAGTTGGGAAGGCCGTAAACACCATAGCCAGCCGccttggccatcttggcGAACCCTTCTGTCTCGGCTTGGTTCTCAAATGCGTAACATGGGAAATTGATGCCCGATCTGTGAACGTCGGCCTTGACCAAGATGTTCACACCACCAATACCGTCAAGTTCgatctcctcgtccttgtTGTTGCGCCAGTCACCCATTCTAGCCATGTAAGTACGGCCGGTATCGTATTGCTTGTAACCTAGAGCAGAAAGTTAGTGTTATTATTGTATCAAGACCGAAACAGGAGAAAACACACCCTCAGCCAGAACAATATCCTTAGACAGCTTCTTGGTAAGCGCGCGGCCCTTGTCGGATTCGACCCATGAGTTGTAGTCAACTAGCATTCAGTTAGCACCGTGTCCTCGCAACTATGGCATAAAACCACAACGTACATCTTCCTTCAATATCCTTGCCATTCTCGTAGCGGTGAAACCAAATGTCTGCCACAAGTTAGCGCCTAATTATCCCGCTGAAGCTATTCCAGGGAAGCTTACTGGGAACGAGAATGTCCCGATCGTGGGCAATAAAGTCCTCGAGAATCTTCTCGGGGCTGTCCACGATATCTACATCCCTCCAGTACACCCACGAATGCTCAGGCTTGAGCGCCGTGGTCAAGAGGTAGTTGCGGGCCTTGCCCATGGCCTTGCGCCGGGGTCCCTGGGCCTCGAAGGAATGACGCTCCTCGACACTCTGGCTCAGCTTGAATCCAAAGTCCTTCTCGACAATCATGGCGCTCCGGAACTTGTCGGGGCGCTTCTGGAGACGGTTGAGCTCGGCAGACAAGACAGCGAGGGTATCATCGGTAGAGTCACCAACGAGGAAGCCAAGATCGATCAAATTGTGGGGGTATGTAAGCTCGGCAAGAAGCTCGAAATACTTGGAGAGGTAGGGGGCGGCATCCTTGAGAGGAGTGAGAATGAGAACTCGTTCTTCGTTCTGGACAGCCTTGATGGTGGACTTGATGGGGTTCAGGTCGACGTGGTCGATGGTGGACTCGTTGACAACCAGGGGCGCGTGGTGATTAAAGATTACTGGCGTGTGATGGTGGGCGTTCCATGCTGCTTGTTCGTTCTGTGACATCTCGGAAGGTGGTTTGTTCGGGCCCCAGCAGTAGAAGCTACACGCACACAGGGCATGATTAGCACTCTGGGCATAAATACTTTCAACAAAAATGGGGACGCCGTACCTCTTCATCTGAGGAGCGGACGAGCTGATGCCGCGCCATAATAATATTATTGTGCCAGTGATAGCAAGAAGTAGAAGGAAGCGGGTTCTGGTCAACAGCACCCATATCGCCCGCGTTGGGGGAAGACTCGCTCTCGCAGCCTTCCAGCTGACGCCGCCTTTGGGAAGAAGCATGATGTTCGAGGTCGCCGGGTGGCCCTCAGCACCACCCTACAAGGTCGATGGTGCAACCGTTGCGATGTGCAAAATTTCCGCTGTTGTCTCGCCGTCCAAAGTCGTGCAAGTTGGTGCTTCAAAAATCCAAATCGGTCTGGGTTGACAAGGACGGTATTCTGGGGCACAGTTACGCTCACAGATACGCGAGTATTTTCGTGTGGCGCGAGTTACGCCCGCGACAGTCGAGATGCCTGGAGTAGGACAAGAGGGTATTCAGAGGAGGGGTTCCAGATGGAAGAATCGTCTTGGTTTTCGTCAGGAatcgcttcttcttcttcttcttcttcttcttcttcttcttcttcttcttcttcgtcgtaGTCGTCGCTGAACGGGCTGGCTCGTGATGTATGGGAGGAATGTGAGAAGCTCGAAGTCGAGCGGACAGCGTTCAGCACCCCATGCACGCAAGTCTCGGCTGCGTTCTAGCGTCTGCGACTCTGTAGGGGTTGCCGGTGTTAGGGGGTAAGGGTCCACTTTCGGGAGGTTCTGGACACTTGGCCGCCCAAACATCCCACTCAATTTCCACAGGCCTATGATTGCATTTTGAGAACATTTGACTTGTTCAAAATGAGGCCGTAATGTCTGTGCGGGCCTGCTATTTTTGTCTCTTTTTGATAGTTGTATATCGATGTTGCTGATCTCTCTGGTTGAATCTGTGAATAGCATCACGCCTCTGCCCAGTGTACACTGTACATCTCGCTCCGTCCGTCCTGCGGGTCAGCTTCCTTCGACCCTCCGGCACTTTTTGTGACCAAGCATGCCTTCCTTGATACGAGAGAGATTGCGTGTCCAAATAGAGAGTGAATGGCTCTGGTTATCAATGTTTCGGTTTACGAACACAGGCGGCAGCAAGATGCGACCACAGCATATCAATTTAACGATAGGTGCAGATGTTCCCGTCCCCCATCACTAGCTAATGCCACAGGCACGCTTGTTCTGCCGGCAcgaaccaccatcccacaCAAACTCCCAAACTCATCTTGAGAATTTCATCTGATGAGCTTCGCGAAAAATTAGATTTGTCAAATGTCGATTCTAGAAACCAATGCGGGTCTTGGTCGAGTTGACATTAGCCTATCGATGATTCAGGCACAAGTTTCTTggctcaacctctcctcttgAGAGCTTGGCGTTGTTTGACAAACACCGGGACGGGATCTTTTCCACCCGCTGGTTGGAATTGCGGCGTGCCCCCCAAGCTTACCTCAGCTTCGATGCCACCCACGTGAGAGGGCGACAATGCCGTGATGACTTGGGAAAGAGCGCGTCTCTCTACGTGTCTCTGAATTGTAGCTGAAGTCATGATCTTAACTTGGTCTTATAGCAACGTTCTCTCTCATTCTCACTAGACCAGTCTCATACCCGGCTAGCCAATCAACGATCATCACTTACAACAAGCTTGCTCTCCAGACCTTGCCGACCTTGTTCCGTGGCTGACCTCGACAACCGTGAAAACCTGCGGCAATTGTCAGATTGGTTCCAGGTAATGCTCATTCGCTCCCATCGACTTCACTATTCGAAAGTTATCTCGGTCAATACTACTGCAGTTGGTTTGGTAAAACCTTCATGGTGTTCCTTCTTTCACAAGTTCTTGTCAGGATCTCAGCCTACGTCATTGATCCCACCTTTCTTGTCGACAACAACCGTCAATACAGCTTCAGGCAGCAGCATGGAAACAAGAAGGTCGGCTCGCCTCGGTGCCATCTACGAGTCTGCCAAAATCACCGAGCCAGtacctgctcctgctccaacCAAATTCCGCAAGAGAAAAGCCGTCGAAGAGGACGACAATGAGCAAgacaccaccccatcaaccccccgTCGACCTCGTGCTGCCCCCAAGCCCGACCTCGaccaagcaccaccagcaacaccaacccccaatgCAGTCTCCCTCATAGCCGAACCGGTCAACACAATCTCCAAGCCCAAACCCGCTGCGGTAAACCGCCTCGCAGACCCCAACCGCAccaacgccctcctcctaTCCCCTCAAACATCCCggctcatctcctccaccaccggcgctTCAGTCCAACCCCCTACTTCTCCCTCCGCCATCCCGCTAGAAGgcatcaaaaccaccccctccaccacaaccaccaccaaccttctAGAAGAAGCCTGCGCCCACCTCATCAAAGTCGATCCCAGAATGAAGCCCCTGATCGAGAAACACCACTGCCACATCTTTTCCCCTGAGGGCCTATCCGAGAAAATCGACCCGTTTGAGTCTTTGGCGTCAGGTATCATCTCCCAGCAAGTCTCTGGGGCGGCGGCaaaggccatcaagaacagATTTATCTCTCTTTTCTACCCAGGCaatgacaacaccaccaccacccatgagaaaaagaagttCCCCACCCCGGCGGACGTCATAGGAAAGAGTATCGAAACCCTTCGCACGGCGGGGCTGTCACAGAGGAAAGCGGAGTATCTCCTTGGGCTGGCTCAGAAGTTTGTCTCTGGGGAGCTGACGGCGCAGATGCTGGCTGATGCGCCTTATGAGGAGGTTCTGGAGAAGTTGATTGCAGTgagggggctggggaggtggtcggTGGAGATGTTTGCTTGCtttgggttgaagaggatggatgTGTTTAGTActggggatttgggggtgCAGAGGGGGATGGCCGCCTTTgtggggagggatgtggGCAAGTTGAAGGCGAAGGGCGGGGGGAATAAGTGGAAGTATATGAgcgagagggagatggaggagattgcgGAGGGGTTTAGGCCTTATCGGAGTTTGTTTATGTGGTAAGTTTACGTCGGCGTTGGATGTGTGACTGAGTCTGaagctgatgatggtttTGATTTAGGTATATGTGGAGGGTTGAGGAGACGGATATCAGTACGATGGAGTGAATACCTCGTGCTGTTTGCTCATATCTCAATATTCGACATACCGCTCTCGATTTTTGGAGCATTGACCAGCCGGAACTTTTCCAAGTCAAATCCTATTAAGTCTCAACTGCCGGAGTCAACTTTTGGGTGTCTGGCTCGGCACATGAACCGAACCCAAGAATCTAGTTC from Podospora pseudoanserina strain CBS 124.78 chromosome 2, whole genome shotgun sequence includes the following:
- the QCR7 gene encoding Cytochrome b-c1 complex subunit 7, mitochondrial (COG:C; BUSCO:EOG09265G9U; EggNog:ENOG503P446), which encodes MTAPSLASYVTKRPWLSKLLKPVAGWYSNAALYRQMGLKADDLISEENADVLKALGRLTPKESYDRIYRIRRATQLSLQQKILPKNEWTKPEEDVQYLSPILEAIEAEAKEKQALDTLVPSKAGH
- a CDS encoding hypothetical protein (COG:I; EggNog:ENOG503NV2N; CAZy:GT62), with product MLLPKGGVSWKAARASLPPTRAIWVLLTRTRFLLLLAITGTIILLWRGISSSAPQMKSFYCWGPNKPPSEMSQNEQAAWNAHHHTPVIFNHHAPLVVNESTIDHVDLNPIKSTIKAVQNEERVLILTPLKDAAPYLSKYFELLAELTYPHNLIDLGFLVGDSTDDTLAVLSAELNRLQKRPDKFRSAMIVEKDFGFKLSQSVEERHSFEAQGPRRKAMGKARNYLLTTALKPEHSWVYWRDVDIVDSPEKILEDFIAHDRDILVPNIWFHRYENGKDIEGRFDYNSWVESDKGRALTKKLSKDIVLAEGYKQYDTGRTYMARMGDWRNNKDEEIELDGIGGVNILVKADVHRSGINFPCYAFENQAETEGFAKMAKAAGYGVYGLPNYVVWHIDTEEKGGNV
- the MAG1 gene encoding 3-methyladenine DNA glycosylase (COG:L; BUSCO:EOG09264X9R; EggNog:ENOG503NXJZ), translated to MLIRSHRLHYSKVISVNTTAVGLVKPSWCSFFHKFLSGSQPTSLIPPFLSTTTVNTASGSSMETRRSARLGAIYESAKITEPVPAPAPTKFRKRKAVEEDDNEQDTTPSTPRRPRAAPKPDLDQAPPATPTPNAVSLIAEPVNTISKPKPAAVNRLADPNRTNALLLSPQTSRLISSTTGASVQPPTSPSAIPLEGIKTTPSTTTTTNLLEEACAHLIKVDPRMKPLIEKHHCHIFSPEGLSEKIDPFESLASGIISQQVSGAAAKAIKNRFISLFYPGNDNTTTTHEKKKFPTPADVIGKSIETLRTAGLSQRKAEYLLGLAQKFVSGELTAQMLADAPYEEVLEKLIAVRGLGRWSVEMFACFGLKRMDVFSTGDLGVQRGMAAFVGRDVGKLKAKGGGNKWKYMSEREMEEIAEGFRPYRSLFMWYMWRVEETDISTME